The following is a genomic window from Bactrocera tryoni isolate S06 chromosome 2, CSIRO_BtryS06_freeze2, whole genome shotgun sequence.
aaatattatatataataagtaaatatgttgaGTAAACATTGTTATCAGCAAATAAaacttgaaaagttttaaaattttcgtttttcattgTAGCATTGTGGTTCAAGGCAATaccacaatttatatttttattgatttaatttttaactttaactgAAATCACTTAACCATCACATTTtattatgaaagaaaaaatatttttcgcaatTCTTGTTTTGACATACGCAAAGCGTTTAGTTTTATTTCGGtgatcattttcaattttatatttctatgaTTTTCTgtacaactatttttttaagtttatgtaAACACACTTCTGTTTAATGCGCAAAGAATTTTGTgtgaatttttgcatttatattgTTGTACTATTATAATTACTTATTAAGCAAATTGTCTTCGGTATTAGTTTGTTCAACTTAACTCATCACATTCTAATaactaataatattaaaaaataaaagttataaagCAAGGAAAACTTACAACTTAAATTTGCTATGTACGTTTGAGCGCGTTACATAGGGGAATAACGCAACTCCATTTATCTCCACTATATGGAGTTACCTAGTCACTACTAGCCGCTAACCACTTATCGTATTTAGAAAATTTCGTAGTCAGTATGCCACAGTCCAGTTCAGTTTTTATGCAATTCATATAGatttacagaaattttaaacCAGAACCATTTGAATTTGCTCGCAACAATTGGAGCAGACAATACGCAGCTGATACACCTAGACCTACTCCACCGCCTATTGCACATTTTCGAAGGCCAGCTGTTTTGTAATAAAGAATATGTATTTAATGAATTAGTagcaaaatatgttttaacTACTCACCTGTCGATTTGTATAACAGTCCAGTTGCTGTGCCGGAAATAACTGTGTTGATATCGTCGTCTTCTCCTCGAACATTTTGCAGAAGTACACCGAACGCTGAATACATGACGGCAAGTGTCCCCAGAGTGTTGGCGGTGCCAGAGCCTTGTTTCAACACATGATTAAgtaatctaaaattaaaattaagttattagtaaaatacatactaatttcaaatataaataatttatattaagcTTACTGTGTTCGCCTTAGTTTGCCTGTTTGTTGTAATGCCGCCGTTGTTTTCATACCATTATAATAGCCAACTACACCGCCTATCCCTGCGCCAACTATTACTGAACTTCCAATTTGTGAGAAAGCCAATTCGAAACGTCCGCGCTGCTTATTAGCACCTTCCGGAAAAATAAATTCTGGCTGTGCTTGTTGCAATATACGCGGGTTATAATTCAAATATGGAGAAATAGGTGTACCAAATGTGCTGGTTGTTGCACTCGAACGATTGGGACGTACCTCATCTGCtatttaagataataaaatcATTTATATTCAAACAATATCTATGTTAAAGGAAATACGTTGTAATGCGATTACAGACTAGGTGACAATAATTGCGTAATGTACACCCTGTATATTGTGTCCACCGTATATTTATGCATCAGGAGCGCTTACCTGATGATGACGACCCCAGCGAGATTGGTTGACTCAAATAGTCTTCACTCATTGTTTTTGTACACTTATTAGATTATAAAAACTCTACTTTCTGTAAGAATTTTGCCTATATTTTGTAGTTGGTACtaagttgtaatttttttctcgtTCTTTTCGACCCGACGGCGATGACAGCAAACGTCAAGTACATGTGCGCCGAAACTCAACGAAAATATTCAATAGGATAATTCACAACTAGTACTATTGTGAATTAAAACAAGCACAAgtcgtttttaataaaaaaattaaaagaaatatttattttgagcGCATGGCAAACGTAaataatatgttaaataaatatatatacaaatatttatataaaaagacaaatattagtaaaaagaaatattcttataaaaaaacatgatacaaaaacaataaactgtCAAAACGAATAGTGACAATTGGCAGTGGCGAACTGTTCTCAACAAACCGAATTCCCATCCCAACAGTCAGTTGTTTTCTGATGTGTTGGTTGTTCTCATCTTTATTGCTGATTTAATTCGGTGCGATTAAATAGAAATTACATTGGGTGAGATTTATAAAAGATTCGAAGGAActgaaaaattacataaagGCTTTGCGAAAGTACCGTGAGTGGCGTAGTGGAGAAGCTGGGGTTTTTGGCGATGGCTTCAACtgatataaatgtaaaattgtccCGACTTTATCATTTGGCGCAGAAGTTTAACAATTTCTACTTAACAGGTAtgccataaaaaatatacatatgtacatattagttttaaaaacTGATAACGcttataatattaaagaaaaagtgaaaactgTACAGCAGTAAAtataatacacatataaatacagAATTCCCACGGGCAAAAATAATCATATCCTTTCATCGATTTGTGTACAAACTTaatgttagtatgtatgtatgtatgtatgtaaaattctgaTCAGATTGTCCTTCGGGTATGTATAGCAACACAAGGaacgaaaaaaatatgcatatattaatatttcatgGTGAACTAGGACAACCTTATATTTGTTCTAACTTTGGAATATATTATAAAGAATGTTGCAAAGTAGTCATTATCCTGATTAGCTGACTTCATCCATATATGTAGAAAATAGATATGTGGAAATATTTCGTATGGACTTGTCGTAAAACGTGTTAAAAacacatattatattttcatagtgtgatattaattatattttactacCGACTTACTTAAATATACTTAGTATAGTTCTTATacactacatttttttataaattcctCCAATGTCTTTATTTTGTTCtaaattttatgtgttttaaGCTCTTGGGTGTGGCCAGTAAGCACAATGTGGCTTATACATAACTAATTCAAAGTGAGAAAGGACAAAGCCGATAATATCCACTATTTACTGTAGATGGTCTCAAATTTTGCACATCGGTATATATTCCTGGTATAACGCCTACCATATATTTCGCAAAGCTGCATTCTGCCCAAAAGatattctttaataaaactttatttccccgtaaatttatataaaaagataAGCAAATTAAGCGAGAAATCCTCATTTcctgtcaaattaaaaaaatttgttcgttGTATTTGCATCCAAAATTGATTAAttctttttgttgattttttgaatCAATCATCTGATATTGCTCTTATCACCATGAAAAGTATCCATGTAATTATCTTCGGCAATTCGCGTGCCTGTCTGccctattttatttttgtgataATTCACAAGTGTTTAGACATGAtcgtatttatatacaaatgatgcgttaatatatttatgaataaattttgcattattttgctTGTAATCTTTTTGATTGCGgttatttcacatattttactCCCGTCCTTCGCTAATCAATATTCGACGCTTCACTTTCATCTAAGTCATATCATGCGGAATGTGAGTGAATAATGTATGATACGCTAATTGCAATCCATTTCGAATCCAAACATTTGGGGTACCTATTGCATGCACTTATATATGATTATATTTTATGCCCTAAGAGTGCTAATATAAACATAATGATCTCTAAGCTATATTTTAGACATTTTGCGCTATCTTTATtgattcatataaaaaagttagagGTATTAGTATAAAATTGTAAGGTAGTTATTGTTGAAGTTACTAACAACTATTACCTTACATTACACATAAATTGTCTACAATAAAACATAGATACTTGTATACCTGATCCACTTACATACGTGtgtaaaagtaaagtaaatatcTTCACTCACACCTTAGATGCGATCTGGTCGCAATTGTGAGTCATAATTCTATATGACGTCGCCTGGCACAGTTGGCAGATAGAGTAATGTACATTCAAGGCATATGCGCTAACATATACACCGAGCTACATTGTTATAAAATGTACATAAGTGCATTCATTATCTTTGGTTGCCAAATAAAGTTTGTTAGCGTGTTTGCCTTTGACAACTACATACTGTTTACATagaaagtatgtatgtgtaagacTAAACTCAATTACTCATTTGATGGCCAACACTTCTACTACAATCTGTGCCAGACCAATAGCATTGTGTCCGGAAGAAGGACCAATAACTTTGTTCACCATACTTGGCGCCATCAACAATTATAATTTTCTAAGTCACCTTGAATGAGCTTGACATTGTGTAGTGTACACACAAAGATTCCTATGTGTCGACCACAAATAGACAAAACGTTGAATATGcattcacacacaaacatacgtaTTTTTATTGCGAGGATCTGCACAGATTGTATCGCTTATAAATAGTACCTGTATATGTAGGAAAGCTATTAGAGAGATGGTTCACTAATAGAATAAAATTGTGAATAGAAACATAATTAACGGGTTTGAAAGGGTTGCTATAATTTCGCTGAggctaaattaaatttctaatatCTAATTTATATAAGCaaacagttttattaaaaattatcataaaataataaatatgtatttttattattttgtactaATTGACAGCGttaatgtttattttgtatacatttgcaatttttattagataaataaatgctTATAAATCATTGTATACCAGAACTTCAATGGTTACCACTCACGACAGCTGCTAAAAAGTATAGAATATAATTCCATTGTAAATTCTTGAAAGTAGCACGATTGATtgcaattatatgtatataaaagcatatatgtacatacatatgtacgtcaaGTAAAAAGCTTAAAGAATCAGCAATTTATAACCCAGTAATAACTAATTATCTTACTTTGCGCCTTAAAACAATTTATACTTTGAAAACGTTTGATTAAATGGCTTTTCTGCACTTATTTGTTACTTTTCGTAtctgtttgacattttttacagCTGCTCATTGCTTATTATTCGCATCTATTATGTGCAAAGTCGCagtttataaacaattaatttgCTTGTTTCTCTTTGTTTGACCATTCGTGTGCCAAAAAAACTGGCCAAAggtatgcatacacatatgtacgtgtaaATACCTTATCTaatttgctgttgcttttttattttgttcaaaaaaaaaaaacgttaacttcgtttgCACCGAAATTATAATGCCCTTCCCAGcagcattttttataatattaaagggtatcaaaagatatttattttgattttctcgttcagtttgcatggcagctatatgctaaagtagtCCAATCTAAACAATATGTTCGAAAATTGTAGCGATTGTCGCTGCCGTAGGCAATAATCCATTCCCACGACGCGTCGCGACGGTgtggtctaagtaaccggaacggacccggatttttatccggccaatgactgtcaactcggcaccattcctTGAAATAACGTCAGAAATGTTttatgccgctacaacaacaacaagaacaataataagccatttaaaatttcgtgaagatagtttgtgaaataaaaaagtcttcgatataagaacttgatcggtatgtttgtatgtcagctatatacTAAATTGATCTAATATCAGCGATACCGACAAATCAGCAGCTTTTTAGGTAGAAAAGAACATTAGTAAAATTTCGATATCTCAAGAATGCCTAGTTCGGATATATGCTGCCAGACAGACGGCCATAGCTAAATCGATTCATCTCGTCCATTTGacaattaatatgtatatataattcaaaggatttccgacgtttccttctgggtattacaaacttcctaacaaaattaatatacattgttcagggtataaaagaacaatatttaatttttaaattacgcTCAGTAGGTGGTTATCCTTCTTTTGACAACCTTTAAGTGTCgatttttgtaaacaaacgGTAAATTTGTATTAAGTAGTAtgctattttattatatattatcaaTTCTATCAGATCAGAAGTTAAAATTTGCATAGAACAACATTCGAACTACCTCCCTGTCCCTCTCTTCAATTACCAATAACTGGTTTTTATTCATTACTATTTATATGTGTCTATAAAAATTGCATTcttgattttgttttaatttaaataaattaatcgaCATTCCTTTACAGGTTTTCAAAAGGGAGACATACGTCCATTCCTGGTTGAAGGCGAACAAGTTGGTCTTGTCAAGGCCGATGTCATCAAGCAGCTGCAACGTTATCCCGAAATATTCTGCATACGCAATTGTGAATTTACCAAACAGGTAAGCAGCTACCTGTTAgcaatatttcttaaattaaatattaaattaaatttcatactTTAAACAGGGTATAGTCGAGTTAAATCCTGCATTCCGTGACTATGCTGAACGCACAAAGCAAGTCGATATAGTATTACGTGATTTACGTTCTAAGGGCATTTTTTCCGCACTCCAAGGTTGGCGTGATGAGGTAATTCCAACTATTTGTTTACCATATAAGCTGCACTTATGTATAATAAGAATTTTTCAATGCATTACAGTATTATGAAGTGAAATCGGAGTATCGTAGCCTATTGAAAATGGATCGTTCGGCCACACCATTATTTGGTGTACGCAAATATGGTGTAGATATTAATGGTTATGTACAACATCCAACGCAGGGTCTTTGTATTTGGCTACAACAACGTTCTAATACCAAAGAGACATGGCCGGGTAAATGGGATAATATGGTTGGCGGCGGTTTATCGGTGGGCTATGGCATTAAAGAGACTGCTATTAAAGAGGCAGCTGAAGAGGCATCCATTCCAAGTGATCTGGTCAAAAATCTCGTTTCAGCCGGTTGTGTTTCATTCTTTTTCGAAAGTGATCAAGGTTTATTCCCAAATACCGAATATGTTTTCGATTTAGAGCTTCCATTGGATTTTGTACCACAAAATGCTGATGGTGAGGTGCAAGCTTTTGAGCTATTACCAGCCAAAGAATGTGTGGAACGTGTATTTACACCGGATTTCAAGACAACCAGCTGTCCGGTGGTTATCGATTTTCTAATCAGACATGGCTATATAACGCCTGAAAATGGTGAGTGCTCGTTGTCAAAGCTATATATTGTGTTTACAgaggtttattttatttttttttttttatttctgatgttatgttaataatttttgttcccTTGATGGTGGTTATTAAGTTTGAAGTTTGAAACATCCAGCAGAAAACGCGTAAGACCTGAGCTGAGTCggtttaaccatgtccgtccgtctattTCTACAAACGCAAACTAGTCACTCACTTTTTGCAGTCTTTGAGATATCGGTCTAAAATATATCTATCCTTTCCTCACGAAGacgctgctcatttgccggaaccgccaatatcgaGCAACTCTTAAATATAACTGCCATTGAAATTGATCGTAACAAAAGAAGTCGTTCTATCGAACATTTTTTGATTGGAAaaagtatcttcacgaaattcggcatggatcAAGGCAGCGCATTGAtctacgaaaaaaaaattgccgtTCCCACggcagtcgggtctacgtaacggGAGCGTACCCGGATTTTTATTCGGCTAAGGACTGTCAGTTCGGCAGAACTCTGcccctacaacaacaacaacaacaaaaaattgctcagattgGTCACTTATAGAATATCACTGCCATACAACCGACCTATTaaaatcaaatccttgtattgaaaacttttttattttacgatatatcttcacgaaatttggcaagaatttcttcgaacaatttgttcaaatcgtaccactatagcatatagctgtcatacaaactgctcaatcaaaatcaagtccttgttttagaaactttattatttgacaaggtatcttcacaaagTTGTGCAGGGCTTATTATTTAAGGGAACGATACAATCTCTGAACATATCTtttagatcagaccactatatcggatagctgtcatacaaacagcgataaagatctttttatacccttttcagCTATAtgaaatgcagctgtgaagggtattatagcgtCGGCGCTGTCGgagttaatgttttttatttttaattttttttagtatttatttttttatttttattttttttaaggttaggttaatgatttttttagtattataaAAGTCAATATTTAGCTCATTAGGCTCTACGTTTATTATAATTCAGTTTTCAATATATtactattttacattttttaaggttaggttattgattttttttgttataaaagtcAGTATTCACCTCATTAGGctttatgtttattataatttagttttCTATATATTACTAGTTACAAATCAGTTTACTTTTAAAAGTAATGCCTTTTTGCTCacttaaattgtatttaattttccattttttttcttGCAGAAGTTCATTTCACACAAATCATTGAGTTATTACATGTGCCACTACAGTCGCTCTACACGTACAAGTCCGTTTtggagcaaaaacaaaaactcaaacaACAAAATCAATCGCAACAACAATCGCATCTTGCCAATAATATTAAAACCATTGAAAATGGACACAACAATAAAGATGCcacaataaacaattaaaagataatgtgcaaaaagcaaaaagaaaaaaaaaacaaaaacaatattattatataaatatgtataacaaaGACATAACAATTGCTGattaaaagtaaaacaattttttggtaGTAAACGATTTGAAAACAGACTGCGTATTTTACATTTACGCTCGTaggtatttacatacaaacaaaacgaATTAATGTATTTgctgtttatacatataaatacaaacgtatatatacaatataaaacaaaaacacatagtTTAGAAGATTTATTGTATTCTGCGAATGAGCTATTTTGCTGCGAGTCCTGCGTGGAGAATGCTAGAAGCTTGTGAGATTCTCAAATATCTATATACCTACGCCACCTAGGCCACTAATTTCGTATGCCTATTCGTTTAATTGCTGACTTAAAGAAATTTGCTATGTTAAAGACAATTGAATaagagaaaaatatgtaaaacgtTTCGTGTAACGAAAAACTCGTTTGTAGCAAgcgagaaaaaattataatgtttagcaataaattgactttttcaaatttatgtaatttttttttctaatgtttttgataatgaaaaaaattgctaattttgCTTAGAGTTTAAAACAACgcacttattataaataaaagtacatatatttatgtttgtaaagGCTATTGTGAGCATAATTAAATTACTACTTGtttgtttttagaaaatttattgtgCAACTTATTGTTATTTCCTATGTTTATTGACAATTACACTTTTATTTAACGAAATGGCGCGCTATGTGGACTTATGATTGTCAAATAtaactatttattattttctcaaaatgttgttcttttttatttattattatacatatgtatattcaaatattttttgtttttcatttttttattttgtatttaattttttttgcactttttcaattttttttcgtttttgtacttttttagtATTAGATAATTAGATATTTTTTGCtggtatttttaaattattttagttttttttttggtaattttgtgtatttttgttatttatattattttttattttttttttaagatttttttaaatttaaaaaaaaattttttttattaattatatttttaagctatttttatttattatatattttgtctttttttaaattaatattttcttttaatgtttttcactttattattattttttaatgtttttttttgttttcttacctAAACCGGTAAAGGGCGGGTCAAACTGTATTTGCATTCATGCACGCGTTATTATGTCGATATAAAATGTAGTAATTGTAATTTATGTAAACGTTTTTGAACATTTTATCACTGCgtaacaatatatacatacatttatatatacatatatatatagtgtacgaaaaaaatatatataaataaaatgcaccacatttttaaaagaaataacgaATAATATGAAGGCttaatgttttaattatatgtttataatgtatttaaaaaagtttataaaacaaGGCACGTGCatatatacttagtatataaAAGACAAACagttaaataagtatatatgttaATGTAGATGTTCTTACgtggcatacatatatattcataaatcaATACAATAATTTATGCTACTGATATTAgataatgtgtgtatgtaccaaatatAAGGCTGGCTGACGTActgattttgtcaaaaattgtcgaaatttaACGAAGTTGTTtggaaaatttcgcaaattagagtttttaaacttcatatttttacttcAACTTTGTTGACACTTTTAACATTCTTTCGTTGCAATTGAATTTGTTGGCTGATAATTTGTACGTtccaaactaaattttttgctttataaatatttttttcttcttgcagTTAAGCACACATgtacttaaattattattattttttaataattatgcCGTGAAAACAGTTATTGATTTTGTTGTAGCAACCAAAGACTTTTCACTAATATTTCGGGAGACTACTAAAGAGGCGACTTGCCCTGAGCAGATAAAGATCGGAGTCCACGCCGTAAATTACTGTCGATTATAGTGGAAATGGTTGcgaacttttattatttttgttaatattttttggtgacttatttatcaaaaaaaaaaaaaaatatttaaaaaattattcaattttaatatattgaaaatattttaatttaatttttgtaaaaaatgttttaattgacatttattaaaaagtgtttccatttttatttattcaaaacatgttttaatttacatttttaaaaaagttttaatttaaatttattaaatttaaatatttttttatttaaataaatatatgtatatacatatatttaatatgaactaaatacttttccttttaaatttaataactttttctttatttaaattaaataattttttatttaaattaattatttttttcattttatttaataacatttttgtttttaatttgaattaattttttttgtaattattttgtaatgaaaataattgcTAATTTTGCTTAGAGTTTAAAACAACgcacttattataaataaaagtacatacatatatttatgtttgtaaagGCTATTGCAGCAGAATTAAactattacttttttgtttttagaaaatttattgtgCAACGTATTGTTATTTcctatgtttttttattttaaataaattgttttaatatttttttgtcaatttaacttaattgatttgaattaaatatatttttttttcattatattaatttttttattgaattaatttttttttagattaaaaaattgttgaaatttcattttttattaaaattaaataataattttagccattacacaatatttaaaaatgtaataattttacaaatttatgattatttaaatatttatcaactttacaaatttcagtACGCGGCAGCCCTGTGTATCAAAGTGCTCAAAacacgtgttttttttttattaaaatatttttaaaaataaattttagtttaattatgaattacgaatattaaaataataacgaaCTTACatttttactgaaaaataaacaaaaaatttaattcatttcatATTGTGTAATTAATGCAGTGTATAAATTCGAAGTGAGTTGGGAGGATTGTTGTAAATCTTTTTAtgtgcaattttttatatattcaaatgtacatacatgcatatgacTCTGCTAAcgctttaatttgtaaataattacgttatattttgtt
Proteins encoded in this region:
- the LOC120769189 gene encoding mitochondrial import inner membrane translocase subunit Tim23 isoform X2; amino-acid sequence: MSEDYLSQPISLGSSSSDEVRPNRSSATTSTFGTPISPYLNYNPRILQQAQPEFIFPEGANKQRGRFELAFSQIGSSVIVGAGIGGVVGYYNGMKTTAALQQTGKLRRTQLLNHVLKQGSGTANTLGTLAVMYSAFGVLLQNVRGEDDDINTVISGTATGLLYKSTAGLRKCAIGGGVGLGVSAAYCLLQLLRANSNGSGLKFL
- the LOC120769128 gene encoding uncharacterized protein YJR142W, which produces MASTDINVKLSRLYHLAQKFNNFYLTGFQKGDIRPFLVEGEQVGLVKADVIKQLQRYPEIFCIRNCEFTKQGIVELNPAFRDYAERTKQVDIVLRDLRSKGIFSALQGWRDEYYEVKSEYRSLLKMDRSATPLFGVRKYGVDINGYVQHPTQGLCIWLQQRSNTKETWPGKWDNMVGGGLSVGYGIKETAIKEAAEEASIPSDLVKNLVSAGCVSFFFESDQGLFPNTEYVFDLELPLDFVPQNADGEVQAFELLPAKECVERVFTPDFKTTSCPVVIDFLIRHGYITPENEVHFTQIIELLHVPLQSLYTYKSVLEQKQKLKQQNQSQQQSHLANNIKTIENGHNNKDATINN
- the LOC120769189 gene encoding mitochondrial import inner membrane translocase subunit Tim23 isoform X1, giving the protein MSEDYLSQPISLGSSSSADEVRPNRSSATTSTFGTPISPYLNYNPRILQQAQPEFIFPEGANKQRGRFELAFSQIGSSVIVGAGIGGVVGYYNGMKTTAALQQTGKLRRTQLLNHVLKQGSGTANTLGTLAVMYSAFGVLLQNVRGEDDDINTVISGTATGLLYKSTAGLRKCAIGGGVGLGVSAAYCLLQLLRANSNGSGLKFL